Proteins from one Sabethes cyaneus chromosome 2, idSabCyanKW18_F2, whole genome shotgun sequence genomic window:
- the LOC128735729 gene encoding keratinocyte proline-rich protein-like produces MVILIVTLALFGAVATAQNAPCTESCWQNCPVDTRCPATNGAKVTLLPHLTNCNKFIKCESGHGCEHDCPSGLHFNNVEKTCDWPNRACCDSSIICGPDDPVDRGCITHPSCPLVNPIKPIILPHSVCSKFYKCDRGEACEYTCPDGLHFNKRDSACDWPWRACCDPNVECYVPCEDQTCAPGPAPTPAPTPAPTPAPTPAPTPAPTPAPTPAPTPAPTPAPTPAPTPAPVPSDPPECNTCPQNCEPNPLCPARNPIQPILLPHVRCEKFYKCESGRACEVTCPDGLHFNAQKSVCDWPWHACCDPSIDCVIPCIPGVTCAPTLG; encoded by the exons ATGGTAATTCTTATTGTCACTTTGGCCCTTTTCGGGGCAGTGGCCACTGCTCAAAATGCTCCTTGTACGGAAAGTTGCTGGCAGAACTGTCCTGTGGATACACGTTGCCCAGCGACGAATGGAGCGAAGGTTACTCTTCTGCCACATCTGACAAATTGTAATAAGTTCATAAAATGTGAATCTGGTCATGGTTGCGAGCACGATTGCCCAAGTGGACTGCATTTTAATAATGTTGAAAAAACCTGCGATTGGCCGAACCGAGCATGCTGTGACTCCTCGATTATATGCGGTCCAGATGATCCAGTAGACAGAGGATGCATTACTCATCCCAGTTGTCCGTTAGTGAATCCGATTAAACCCATTATTCTGCCACATTCAGTTTGTTCCAAGTTTTACAAGTGTGACAGAGGAGAAGCATGCGAATATACTTGTCCGGACGGTTTACATTTCAACAAACGAGATAGCGCTTGCGATTGGCCTTGGCGAGCATGTTGCGATCCTAACGTCGAGTGTTACGTCCCTTGTGAGGATCAAACATGCGCACCAG GACCTGCACCAACACCGGCACCCACTCCAGCACCTACCCCAGCACCGACACCAGCGCCAACACCAGCTCCCACACCAGCGCCCACACCAGCACCAACACCAGCGCCTACACCTGCGCCAACACCAGCACCCACTCCAGCACCAGTGCCCTCTGATCCACCAG AGTGCAACACATGCCCGCAGAACTGCGAGCCGAACCCACTATGTCCTGCGAGAAACCCTATTCAGCCCATCCTGTTACCACACGTTAGATGCGAAAAGTTCTACAAGTGTGAATCTGGCCGGGCTTGCGAAGTGACATGTCCAGACGGTTTGCATTTCAATGCCCAGAAGTCAGTTTGTGACTGGCCATGGCACGCTTGTTGCGATCCATCGATCGATTGTGTGATACCATGCATTCCTGGTGTTACCTGCGCACCGACGCTGGGATAG
- the LOC128737584 gene encoding uncharacterized protein LOC128737584 — translation SFQISVCDDYSLPIDFVKKRPSSFDPCLAERLPDNWASPSPQSEHVSFLEPLNLQKPLSAVPPNSAGTEVVGIGTGVVGSGAGIGTLQQQQQHSLKHQQPHPPSTFVPITTSAVEIVANEVAIKTVEEIFDTRRSYKRGSTGRSQQQRQPRRPSSNCEVKYINQNFSSGSSAPASSEEEEIEDDEDELRKIPELNSPDSISEDLIHPLPPRQSPVKTSVPDTAKRNPSPYYYSDLLKSKSQEQSHPANNQPAQPEQAETKRTSSRASSVSTRQKELGSRYRKSSSLDTPAAEKEVCLPKRYSITEEGVRIIRCDSPSTTTSDDSDCSECRKRRDWHAQALALVRANCNLPPSFDHSMPPHRMLGPASAVCACATPAFGEDNDELFRPRSIFYVHQPGAQDCADCTLSDNSATVNEDMTSVRTRQIYETAFDSKITRSDDDLDEVDRVTNQSVLLQFSKSSNSSTNNMVSSQNKENRDRSKRAETKRSKSSLKTPSSTQIQTTADIEVSQDADLAQDLEKLQIDKQLDNITNANSTSSSQLPLRGYTPSPPSTAPLPMKFPGKHERFFINSIKSAPNLPSSNVVQHPRLKDLRLDIQAIRNSEVPPSGSCDGSINDSSYNSPKNTERPRSTMCLEPERVLELKRSHRSSKQRGRNFSSTESMATSSSGGSMESLKSSTSEGNRSTSSSDSRQSSSLSSHSSDSGPTIAFPLRAPVVVHNKLNILSPISDKSSQEPGSETSDINRNNSQKHSPDETTTLTRKDNDDNEAVKLTVPKRRSAPNKTLLLITGPEIQGSDSGISLHSREDVKSRTNFLNLGIQRASLGLEKSDSGKPILPQDFSDLPFDMPKLRRRRAHLQQEPCTSGSVTSVDVGDLPFDMPKLRRRLRLSQNQNQLPIPSTSGILLQTSTESSGLSQASSSLSMRDSDNRAAMVGGFFKQSLTLNLNECNNAKPTKKFGTLDLGLNFNTVRSNVDLIDAALPLDRQGWYHGSISRIDAEKILRPLGEGSFLVRNSESTRQDYSLTLKSAKGFMHMRIQRDPETGQFILGQFSRPFPTIPDMIRHFCLNRLPVRGAEHMCLLEPVIAQIL, via the exons GTTTCGTTTCTAGAGCCATTGAATTTACAAAAACCCTTGTCAGCAGTTCCACCCAACAGTGCAGGAACGGAAGTAGTCGGTATTGGCACTGGAGTTGTTGGTAGTGGAGCAGGAATCGGTAcacttcagcagcagcagcagcattccTTAAAGCATCAACAGCCACATCCTCCATCCACGTTTGTTCCAATAACAACCAGCGCCGTTGAGATAGTTGCCAATGAAGTAGCTATTAAAACGGTCGAAGAGATTTTCGACACAAGACGAAGTTATAAACGTGGTAGCACCGGAAGATCTCAACAGCAGCGGCAACCGCGAAGACCCAGTAGTAATTGTGAGGTTAAATACATCAATCAGAATTTTAGCTCAG GATCGTCAGCACCAGCTTCATCTGAAGAAGAGGAAATCGAAGACGACGAAGACGAATTGAGAAAAATCCCGGAGCTCAATTCACCGGACAGTATTTCCGAGGACCTCATCCATCCCCTACCACCTCGTCAAAGTCCAGTCAAGACCAGCGTTCCTGATACGGCGAAAAGAAATCCGTCTCCCTATTATTATTCCGATTTACTAAAATCCAAAAGCCAAGAACAATCCCATCCAGCCAACAATCAGCCGGCTCAACCGGAGCAAGCTGAAACGAAAAGAACTAGTAGTAGAGCATCGTCAGTGAGTACCCGACAGAAAGAGCTTGGTTCACGTTATCGGAAAAGTAGCAGTCTCGACACACCGGCAGCCGAAAAGGAAGTCTGCCTACCGAAGCGTTATTCCATAACCGAGGAAGGAGTTCGCATTATTCGGTGCGACTCTCCATCCACCACAACCTCGGACGACTCGGATTGTTCTGAATGTCGAAAAAGAAGAGACTGGCATGCCCAGGCACTGGCCCTAGTGCGCGCAAACTGTAACCTTCCTCCGTCTTTTGATCACTCAATGCCACCCCATCGAATGCTTGGACCGGCATCAGCTGTTTGTGCGTGTGCAACGCCTGCATTTGGCGAGGATAATGATGAACTTTTTCGCCCCCGAAGTATATTCTACGTACACCAACCGGGCGCGCAGGACTGTGCGGATTGTACTCTGAGTGACAACTCGGCAACCGTGAATGAAGATATGACGAGCGTTCGAACAAGGCAAATCTACGAAACGGCATTTGACTCGAAGATTACCCGATCGGACGACGATCTGGATGAAGTGGATCGGGTAACCAATCAATCGGTATTACTGCAATTCAGCAAAAGCAGCAATAGTAGCACCAACAATATGGTATCTAGtcaaaataaagaaaaccgTGACAGAAGCAAACGTGCAGAAACCAAGCGTTCGAAAAGTTCGCTTAAAACTCCATCTTCCACGCAGATCCAAACCACAGCTGACATTGAAGTCTCTCAGGATGCAGATCTTGCCCAGGATCTGGAGAAACTCCAAATCGATAAACAGCTTGACAATATAACCAACGCAAACTCCACGTCTTCCTCCCAGCTTCCACTGCGTGGGTACACTCCTTCTCCCCCGTCGACTGCGCCACTTCCGATGAAATTTCCCGGCAAACACGAACGCTTCTTTATTAACAGCATCAAAAGTGCTCCAAATCTTCCCTCTTCCAATGTGGTGCAGCACCCGCGATTAAAAGATCTCCGACTGGACATCCAGGCAATACGAAACAGTGAAGTTCCTCCTTCCGGTAGTTGTGATGGTAGTATTAACGATTCCTCATATAATAGCCCAAAAAATACTGAAAGACCCCGATCAACGATGTGCCTGGAACCGGAACGGGTTCTAGAGCTAAAACGCAGCCATCGAAGTAGCAAGCAACGGGGCCGAAACTTCTCTTCCACAGAAAGCATGGCCACTTCAAGCAGCGGCGGTAGCATGGAATCCCTAAAGTCCAGCACCAGCGAAGGAAATCGGAGTACCTCTTCGTCCGATTCGCGACAGTCCTCCTCGCTTAGTTCGCATAGCTCCGATTCGGGGCCGACCATTGCCTTCCCGCTGCGAGCTCCCGTAGTTGTACACAACAAGTTGAACATTCTAAGTCCGATTTCCGACAAATCTTCTCAGGAGCCCGGTTCGGAAACGTCTGATATTAACCGAAACAACTCACAGAAGCACTCGCCCGATGAAACGACAACTCTGACCCGAAAAGATAATGACGATAATGAGGCTGTGAAGTTGACGGTTCCTAAACGACGGTCAGCACCAAACAAAACACTTTTGCTTATTACTG gACCAGAAATTCAAGGGTCCGACAGTGGCATTTCACTGCACTCGCGAGAGGACGTAAAATCACGGACTAACTTTTTGAATCTGGGTATTCAACGTGCCTCGCTGGGTTTGGAAAAATCCGACAGTGGAAAACCAATTCTTCCTCAGGATTTCAGCGATCTCCCCTTCGATATGCCAAAGCTAAGACGACGACGAGCTCATCTGCAACAG GAACCCTGTACCTCTGGAAGTGTAACTTCGGTAGACGTCGGAGATTTACCTTTCGATATGCCGAAACTCAGACGACGACTTCGCTTGTCGCAAAACCAAAACCAGCTCCCCATTCCATCAACCTCCGGCATCTTATTGCAGACAAGCACCGAATCCAGTGGCCTATCTCAGGCGTCTTCCAGTCTGTCGATGCGAGATTCGGACAACAGAGCCGCGATGGTGGGAG gaTTTTTCAAACAGAGTTTGACATTGAACCTTAACGAATGTAACAACGCTAAGCCGACTAAGAAATTTGGAACCTTGGATCTTGGTTTGAACTTCAACACTGTTCGTTCGAATGTGGATCTGATCGATGCCGCACTACCACTCGATCGACAAGG CTGGTACCACGGATCGATTAGCCGAATTGATGCGGAAAAAATTCTTCGACCTTTGGGAGAGGGGAGCTTTCTGGTGCGCAACAGTGAATCCACTAGACAGGACTATTCACTAACGTTAAA GAGCGCCAAAGGCTTCATGCATATGCGAATACAGCGTGACCCGGAAACGGGACAGTTCATCCTGGGTCAGTTCAGTCGACCGTTCCCGACCATTCCGGACATGATAAGGCACTTCTGCCTGAACCGGCTGCCGGTTCGCGGTGCTGAGCATATGTGCCTGCTGGAACCAGTCATCGCGCAGATCCTCTAA